ttaatgaatgaataaatttattattttacatttcagagACATCCAATTTTATACTGTTAGAATGGTATTTTACGTTGTCTCTGTTGCTGGCTGTGAGAAAACACTCTAACCAAGACCAacttgggggaaggaaagaattcatttcagcttacatttccagtACGTACCTCACCATTGAGGGATGTCAGGGattcatggcaggaagcatagaagaatgctgcttaccAGTTCATTCATTAGCTCTCTTCATCTGCTTTCTTATGCACCTCAGACCCTCCTCTCTAGCAGTAGTTACCCTCAGTAGACTGCACTCTCCACAATCAAATCAGCCAGGACAATTTTAGACACGGCCGTTGGCCAATCTGAGATGATTCTTTAATGTGGCTTCCGCCTTCCAGTTGACAGTAGGTTGTGGCAAGTGGATAATACAATCTAACCAGCATGGGAGATAAGGATACTCATCCAAGTATGATTCCTAGGAAAACGAACTATGCCCATTCTTGAATTACTTAGATCTATCTCATAGGAAATAGTGTTTAAGGCAATGCAGGGTTCTTTCTTGTTTCGGAGAATAACACTCGGAGcttggttctcttcttcttctAGTGTGTGTGAAGGAGGATAGAGCTCAGATGCCTGGGGTTCGCGGGAAGTGCCATTACTCACTGCGCCATCTCCCTTGGCTCTCAAAATGAAGTGCTCTAAGAACATCCTGGGTTTAGGGCGATGTTTCTTTAAGCAGCTACTGAGCAGTAGTTTTAAGTTATTTTCGCTCTGTGTGATGTCTGTTCTTCAGATCAGGAGCTTGttgtcactttaaaaaaaactacattTGCCTTACTTGGGGAgtgggaaaagggagagggagagggaaaagaaaaacaaaaagaaaaaagtctgtgCAAACCCTGGCCACACAAGCCTGGTGGCCCTCAATCACCCAAGCTCCATCCCAGGAAGCCCCGTAAAGGTAGGAGAGCATCAACTCCATAAAGTTGTTTGCCTTCCATAACCATGCTTTGGGCGCCACCCCACCccgacatacacacactcatactcacaaaCAGAGAGATAAAGAGGAGGCTCATACACGCTAATAATAGATAGAAGTAATTACAAAAAGAAGCCCACAAATTCTGTAGGTTAGAGGAAGTTCCAAAGGAAGATGGAAGCCCATGGTGCCCATGGACTTCAGCCGTTACCACCTAGTGAGCTCTTAGGTCTGCGCCGTGACATTAGAAGAGAAACTTCTTCAGTAAAAAGAGcagactttgtcttgtcttgtttcgTTTAGCTTGTTTgcctgatatatttttatttatttaatttttaaatatcattcTTGGTTTGGAGCATATGTATTTGGAGCACCCATAAAAGTTATTAGCTGTAATAAtgcaatttatttaaaatttatttttagatgcattgcttttattttatatgcgtgttttgcctgagtgtatgtatgtgtatcacatgaaTGCCTGATGTCTTCAGAAATTCAGAAGCGGGCATTGCATTCCTGGAGCCagagttatggatggctgtgcactaccatgtgtgtgtgtgcttggaaaccaaatccaggtcttctgcaagggcaACAAGTGCTTCTAATCACTGGATCACTCTCCagcaacacattttcttttacttttcagtcgataaacaataaataaataaatcgtgatcttttataaatgtgatcttttataaaataaaagaccgGGCTACCTGACTGTCATTGTAAATGAGTCTACTTTACACCTAAGTTACTGAACTTAGATTGTTATGCTTTGTTTAAAGTTCTTAAAattgaggttggagagatggctcagaggtaaggagctctggctgctcttccagaggtcctgtgttcaattcccagcaaccacagggtggctcacaaccatctgtaatgaggtctggtgCCCTCGTCTGGCCTGAAGGCATACATGCAGCCAGAATGCTGTatacgtaaataaataaataaataaataaataaataaataaataaataaatacataaataaatacataaaaataaatctttaaagttcataaaatttatgaaaatacaaaattttgttttgaatacACATATCAAAGCTGATTTGGAAACAAAGTTAGGCGACTTCCTAGTGTAGCCAACTCACTGTCTACATTGTTACCATTGTCTACCATGCTGAGGAGACAATCCTCCCCTGAGATAGGAAAAGCCAGGGCCGTTCATGCGCCACACACAAGCGCAGCTTTCACACTTAGGTCTGGTCCTTTCCTTCGTTCTTGCACTCTCTcccttgtctcctcctcctcctcctcctccttggtttttttttttttttaatttttattggttattttgtttatttacatttcagatgtcatccccctttcccggtttcctctccaaaaacttCCCATCCCAGcctctcccctgcctctaccAGGGTGcacccccacacccactcccGCCCCTTTCttcgttttttctttttaaagttttactttttttctaatCACTTTCCACTGTCCTCTCCCCATTCCCATGTTTTCACAGTTGTGGTTCGGAACATGGACGGCTGTAACTCTTAAGTAAATCCACCATTcaaaacatttttcttgtttgCTATCCTTGTCAAGGAGGAATGTGCTTTAGAGATATGCTTTGATTCTTAAGGAATTTATGACccttaaaaagaattaaaagaaaattttaaacatggTTTTTTTTGGAACAGAAGTAAGATTTTGGTCCACGTTTGTCTCCTCTGGTGGGTAAATGTAATTATTAGATGGGATCATTCTCAGGGGGTAAATATTCTCCCAGCCCCAAAACACCCCGGATCTGTGCGGTGACTTGGCTAACTGAACCCCGGGGGTCTTCTCTGTGCCTTTTTGTTCTAGATACATTTCATCTTGCTCTTCAGTCGTCAAGGGAAGCTGCGGCTGCAGAAATGGTACACCACGCTCCCTgacaaggagaggaagaagatcaCTCGGGACATCATCCAGACTGTCCTCTCTCGTGGGCACAGGACCAGCAGCTTCGTTGACTGGAAGGAGCTAAAACTCGTTTATAAAAGGTGtgagtagccgggcggtggtggcggtggtggcggtggtggcgcaggcctttaatcagaggcaggcagattttctgagttcaggaccagcctggtctacagaatgagttccaggatagccagggctacacagagaaaccctgtctcgaaaaaccaagggAAAAAAAGGGGGTGTGAGTAACTTCATGAgaatcaaattttcttttttgctctgTCTTAGTTCTGAACATTTTAGATGGCAATACAAATCTCAGTGCTTTCTGAAATCTTTCACGAGTAAAGTCTAAGTATTTGCAACGAAGAGTGAGAGCTAGTGAAGATCTCCATCGACACGTGTCCACTTCCAAGTGTCAGATGGATCCTGAATGCTTAAGCTGTGTGCTGAATTTGCACGCAGGTGCTCGCTCGGTAACGTTTTGTCAACACCATTACTCCAGCATCATTTCAATGACTGTAGATCCAGCAGCAAACAAATGAGACAGATGATGTTCATATTTTCAAGGAGCACAGTTTTAAAGCACACCACATATATTCACCTAGTAACAGATGCAATGGGAAAATGTAACTGTGATAAAGGAACGAGAACCATTTCCAATGGATTGCTCCTGCTACAGTTCATATTTGCAGTTGGGTGAACCGAGGATACACAGTGTAAATAATTACTACCCCGTCACAGTAGGTGAATGATAATCAGTAGAGCCAGGACTCATGTCCAGCTCTTTCTTCCTTTAGTACCTATATTTCTTTTGATGCACCTATGTGAAGGGGAAAGACCCTACTAGTGAGGAATCCTAGTTAATAAAGGAGAGAGGCTTTGAGAGGTAAAGCCAGCTTTTCAGGTAATGGATGCCTAAGTTAGGACATGGATGTAGCCAGCCTGAACCCTTGCCCTACATCAGATTACAGTTTCCCAAATGGGAAATGCGCACTGGAAATGCAGAGAGTGTTTTTAAAACCAATAGGAAAAGAGTAGCGTGGATGGACTGATATTTAATGGCGTCCACTACCAGGGAGTGCTTTGGCAAAGCAGCTTCTACAGCTTCTGGAGCTGAGGGTGAGAGACATAGACAAAATCACTGTGTGAAGGCAGATGTGGGAGCACGGGTCCCCGAGAGCACTGCCGAGGGATCATATGTTAGAGAGAACTTACAGCTGGAGAGGAGCTTGAACAAACACCCTGATTACAGTGGACCGAAGGACCATGCCTCTGATTGCAGCTCTCCAAAGGTAAAGTTCTGTTGATGTGATTAATAGACGTCATGTAGGTGCTGCGGTGTTTTTATATATCCTAGTTTCTGTACGAGGCACCAGTGTGAACCACGAGCCGTGATTTTTTTACCCTGGTGTGGTGGGAATCTCTAGAGAGAGCGGGAGGAAGCACTCCCATACGGAAAACCCACGTTGCCTTGTTTATTGTCTTATTCAATTttgcttttccttattttttttcttttcaaggtaTGCTAGTTTATATTTTTGCTGTGCAATAGAAAATCAAGACAATGAGCTTTTGACACTAGAGATTGTTCATCGTTATGTGGAGTTGCTGGATAAATACTTTGGAAATGTAAGTGTCCTTCGGGCCCGTTACAGTCGGCATCCACCTCCGTTCTGGCTTTTGCTCATCTCTTGCTCATCTCCTgtgttcctccttttctctctctcaagtCTAAGCTAGCACTTGCATTGCCCTGGCTCCCCTTGGTTCAGAATGACAGCATTCCTCCCTTCCCGTATTTCTTAGTATTTGAGCCACTCCAGAAGATGTTGGTGCGTCTTTACCTTCTTCACCTTGCAGAGACCTTGTTTCGGGGAACTTGAATTTAATTGTGAATGATCTCTGTCCCTTACTCCTTACTGgctttcccatttcttttccGTTTGACAATTTTGTTCCTTCTCTGGCATTGTTGAAAGTTATAATATTATTACTACACAAGGAACAACAACCAATAACAAATCCAGTCACTTCGAGTTGCTGTTTCAAAACCTCATTTGCATTTATTTCATTACCAGATGCAGCGATCTCTCATGGTGCTCCCATCTTCAGACTCCCCCACTCCGTACCAGCTTGCAGCAGGGCCCCTTCCTACCCCTACAAGGTGGTCTCAGGGTTACCGCTGAGTCCCCACACCACTATGCACCATTCACATTTAAGTCTTAACCTGCTTTGCCCTCTCTGCAGCACTGGACTTCCATTCATCCTTTAAatcccgcccccccaccccctatgACATTGCTTTCTGCTGTATCAGGAGGCCCCACcttgattttcttcttcccctgacctccctccagccccacacCCCATCTTCTAAATGCTGTGCCTCTTTTTCCACCTGCTTAGTGCGTCTCACTAAGGGAGATTCTTTTTAAGAATCTATTGTCAAGTGACTCTTCTTTGCTTACCCAGTGATGATTTTCACTGACCAAGTGCCTTGCCCATCCTTTGCCAACCTGCTGTGGTTGGATATGCTATTTCCTAGAATCCTTCAATGCAAAGGATAGTGTTCTTTTGCCCTTTTTGCCTATTACTAGAACCTACCTGACTCTTCAGTTTAAACCTAAAGTTCATCTCCTTCATTTCCATGTCACtagctgtcttagggtttacattgctgcaatgaaacaccaggACCTAAAACCAAAtcggggagaaaagggtttattaggCTTACATGTACATACGACTGTTCATtattgaagaaagtcagggcaggaacttaagcaggacaggacctgaaggcaggaaggagCTGATGCTCtgtctggcttgctcagcctactttcttatacaacctaagaccaccagcccagggatagcaccactcacaatgggctggggcCTTCCCCACTGATTgctagttgaaaaaaaaaagtcttataactggatctcatagaggcatttcctcaactaagGCTCCTTTGTCTCTGATGGCTCTagcctgtgtcgagttgacacaaaaccagcggCGCACTAATGTAGTTAATGTGCCTTGAGGTTTTACTTTTACCTTCTTATTTGGCCGTTTCTACCCctatacccttttttttttttttttaataaaacagaacTAGGTGGGACATTACTCCTCATCACCAAAAAACTCCACACATCCTGGGCTCTAAGCAAGCTTTCGGACCAATGATGACAGACCACTCCTTACCCTTGCTGTGACCTTTCCTTTGTACTCCTGTTCTTCCCAGCACTCCAGGCCATGCAGTAGCTTAGAGCATCCCACAGGGGTGCAAGAGCAGGTGCCAAGCAAACCTGGTCCTTCCCTGAGGTCATGACCTTTGACCCCTGCCCACACCTCACCACTCATTAATGTACCTCTGGGTCAGATTTTAACAAATGCCATCTAGACACCAATAAAATACACTACTGCAGGGAAGAAAGCCATCAGAGCTGGAAAAGGTTCCCTCAATAATATTCTCACACCTGTGGTCATAGATGTTTATCAAGTGATGTTGGGAGAATTTGCttccagaagatttttttttcttttgattaggAGTTTTATGCTTTCTACATACTTATcccaaatttatatatttatttattttctatttattaacATCCCAAATGctatccctccctcccagtcCCCTTCCACAGAGTCCCTCCTCCAACACTCCCCACCCTTTTGCCTCCGAGAGGTTGGGGCACCCCTGGGTATCCTCctaccctggtacatcaagtctctgcaggattggGTACATTCTCTCCTGTTGAGGCAGAACAAAGGATCTCTGCCACAAATATGCAGGGGACCTCTGTCTagttgctctttggttggtggcttagtctctgagagctcccaccgggtccaggttagttgactctgttggtcttcctgtggagttcccatCCTCTTGGGGGCCTTCAATCTTTCCCTCAGCTCTTCCATGAGAGTCCTTGTCcttcatccaatgtttggctgtgggtgtctgtatctgtctgagctGCTGGATGGAACCTCCCACAGGACCACAtgtcctatctgcaagcataagagagtatcattaatagtgtcagggattagtgcttgcccatgggacgggtctcaagttggaccagttattggttggcatccctcagtctctgctccatcccccatccctgcatttcttgtagacaggacaaagtTTTCTAGATGGGTTggtcacctgcattgactcctgggagcctcccccatctcaggtctctggcatgtcctagaaaTGCCTCCCAACTCCTCACCCCTGCCAGCTTCAGATTTACATTCATTCTTCTGGTtctctgggcctctctctctttccacacATGACCTCTATTCCTGTCCCCACCCCTCTCCTgcccatgtccctccctccctccctccctccctccttccctccctccctccctccctccttacctccctccctccctccctcc
The Apodemus sylvaticus chromosome 9, mApoSyl1.1, whole genome shotgun sequence DNA segment above includes these coding regions:
- the Ap1s3 gene encoding AP-1 complex subunit sigma-3 gives rise to the protein MIHFILLFSRQGKLRLQKWYTTLPDKERKKITRDIIQTVLSRGHRTSSFVDWKELKLVYKRYASLYFCCAIENQDNELLTLEIVHRYVELLDKYFGNVCELDIIFNFEKAYFILDEFIIGGEIQETSKKTAVKAIEDSDMLQETMEEYMNKPTF